Proteins from one Malania oleifera isolate guangnan ecotype guangnan chromosome 4, ASM2987363v1, whole genome shotgun sequence genomic window:
- the LOC131153038 gene encoding pentatricopeptide repeat-containing protein At3g57430, chloroplastic, whose amino-acid sequence MSSFAQPLSSPSLHLPPRPLTVSPISPRTQEPIVQTHSPQSESRRTASWVESLRSQIRSNLFREAICTYIQMTSVGIQPDNFAFPAVLKAIADLQDLNAGKQVHAAAVKLGCSASSLTVGNTLVNMYGKCGDLGDVCKVFERITEKDQVSWNSLIASLCRFEEWELALEAFRLMRLENIEPSSFSLVSVALACSNIGKRDGLQLGKQVHGHCLRIGDDKTFTNNALMAMYAKLGKIDESKAVFELFANHDKVSWNTMISLFSQNNRFYEALLFLRLMVDEGLRPDGVTISSVLPACSNLELLDIGKEIHAYALRNDELIENSFVGSALVDMYCNCRQVESGHRVFNNVIDRKLGLWNAMIAGYAQNEFDQSALLLFFEMIKVEGLFPSATTMTHVLPACVQCEKFFDREGIHGYVVKLGFEKDVFVQNAIMDMYSKMGKIEVSKSIFDSMEARDVVSWNTMITAYVNCGQHDVALNLLHEMQRIEKAKNMKSGDYEDEKRVPCKPSSITLISILPSCATLVALAKGKEIHAYAIRHALASDVAVGSALVDMYSKCGCLNLCRTLFNEMPNKNLITWNALIMAYGVHGKGPEALELFGSMVADGDGSGKVRPNEVTFISVFAACSHSGMVHEGLNLFYRMKEDHGIEPTHDHYACIVDLLGRAGQLEDAYQLINTMPPDFEKVGAWSSLLGACRIHQNIELGQIAAQHLLQLEPNVASHYVLLSNIYSSMGLWGKAMEVRNNMKKMGVRKEPGCSWIEFGDQVHRFVAGDSSHPQTKQLHGFLQTLSKRMRKEGYIPDTSCVLHNVGEEEKESLLCVHSEKLAIAFGILNSPPGTTIRVAKNLRVCNDCHVATKFISKIVDREIIVRDVRRFHHFREGTCSCGDYW is encoded by the coding sequence ATGTCCTCCTTCGCTCAGCCTCTCTCTTCTCCTTCCCTGCACCTCCCTCCACGCCCACTCACTGTGTCACCGATTTCCCCTCGAACGCAAGAACCAATCGTTCAAACGCACAGTCCTCAATCTGAATCTCGCCGCACCGCCTCATGGGTCGAATCCCTTCGCTCCCAAATTCGCTCCAATCTTTTCCGCGAAGCCATTTGCACTTACATTCAAATGACTTCCGTTGGCATTCAACCGGACAATTTTGCTTTTCCGGCCGTTCTGAAGGCCATCGCCGACCTTCAAGACTTGAACGCCGGCAAGCAGGTCCATGCCGCAGCTGTGAAACTCGGATGCAGTGCGTCCTCGCTGACCGTGGGTAATACCCTTGTTAACATGTATGGAAAATGTGGAGATTTGGGTGACGTCTGCAAGGTGTTTGAAAGAATTACCGAGAAGGATCAGGTGTCTTGGAACTCGTTGATTGCTTCGCTGTGCCGCTTTGAGGAGTGGGAACTTGCGTTGGAGGCGTTTCGGTTAATGCGATTGGAGAATATAGAGCCTAGTTCTTTTAGTTTGGTGAGTGTAGCACTCGCATGTTCCAACATAGGGAAGCGTGATGGTTTGCAGCTTGGGAAGCAAGTTCATGGGCACTGTTTAAGAATTGGAGACGACAAAACGTTCACAAACAATGCTTTAATGGCTATGTATGCCAAACTTGGGAAAATTGACGAATCTAAAGCTGTATTTGAGCTTTTTGCAAACCATGATAAAGTTTCGTGGAACACCATGATAAGcttattttcacaaaataatcgCTTTTATGAGGCACTGCTTTTCCTGCGCCTTATGGTTGATGAAGGATTGAGGCCTGATGGGGTCACCATTTCAAGTGTTCTCCCTGCCTGCTCTAATTTAGAGTTGTTAGATATTGGGAAGGAAATTCACGCCTACGCCTTGAGAAATGATGAATTGATTGAGAATTCTTTTGTGGGTAGTGCTTTAGTAGACATGTATTGCAATTGCCGGCAAGTTGAAAGCGGCCATCGAGTTTTCAACAATGTCATAGACCGGAAACTAGGTCTATGGAATGCTATGATTGCTGGTTATGCACAGAATGAGTTTGATCAGAGTGCTTTGCtgcttttctttgaaatgataaAGGTTGAAGGGCTTTTCCCGAGTGCAACCACAATGACACATGTTTTGCCAGCTTGTGTGCAGTGTGAAAAATTCTTTGACAGAGAAGGTATTCATGGGTATGTTGTGAAATTAGGTTTTGAGAAGGATGTATTTGTTCAAAATGCAATCATGGATATGTACTCTAAGATGGGAAAGATTGAAGTTTCAAAGAGTATATTTGATAGCATGGAGGCTAGAGACGTAGTGTCTTGGAACACTATGATCACTGCTTATGTTAATTGTGGTCAACATGATGTTGCACTTAATTTGCTGCATGAGATGCAAAGAATAGAAAAGGCAAAGAACATGAAAAGTGGTGATTATGAGGATGAAAAGAGAGTTCCTTGTAAACCAAGTTCAATAACACTTATATCAATCCTTCCTAGTTGTGCTACCTTGGTAGCACTAGCTAAGGGAAAAGAGATTCATGCTTATGCCATTAGACATGCCTTGGCATCTGATGTTGCAGTGGGAAGTGCATTAGTTGACATGTATTCGAAATGTGGTTGCTTGAACCTATGTAGAACATTGTTTAATGAAATGCCCAACAAAAATTTGATCACGTGGAATGCTCTCATCATGGCATATGGGGTGCATGGTAAAGGCCCGGAAGCCTTGGAACTCTTTGGGAGTATGGTGGCTGATGGAGATGGGAGTGGAAAAGTGAGGCCTAATGAAGTAACATTTATTTCAGTCTTTGCAGCATGTAGTCACTCTGGAATGGTACATGAAGGCTTAAATTTGTTTTATAGAATGAAGGAGGACCATGGGATTGAACCTACACATGATCACTATGCTTGCATTGTGGACTTACTTGGTCGAGCAGGTCAACTGGAGGATGCATATCAGCTCATCAATACCATGCCtcctgattttgaaaaagtaGGTGCCTGGAGTAGCTTGCTTGGTGCTTGTCGGATTCACCAAAATATAGAACTCGGACAAATTGCAGCACAGCACCTCCTTCAGTTGGAGCCAAATGTGGCAAGCCACTATGTTTTACTTTCAAATATTTACTCTTCTATGGGTCTTTGGGGCAAGGCAATGGAGGTCCGGAATAACATGAAGAAAATGGGAGTACGCAAGGAACCAGGTTGTAGTTGGATTGAGTTTGGTGACCAGGTTCATAGATTTGTGGCTGGTGATTCATCACATCCTCAAACTAAGCAGCTCCATGGCTTCCTCCAGACATTGTCAAAGAGGATGAGAAAGGAGGGATATATCCCTGATACCTCTTGTGTCCTGCACAATGTTGGTGAGGAGGAAAAAGAGAGTCTACTATGTGTCCATAGCGAAAAGTTGGCAATAGCATTTGGTATCCTCAACTCCCCCCCGGGCACTACCATTCGAGTTGCTAAGAACCTTAGAGTTTGCAATGACTGCCATGTTGCTACCAAGTTCATCTCCAAGATTGTTGATAGGGAAATTATTGTAAGAGATGTAAGGAGGTTTCATCATTTCAGGGAGGGAACTTGTTCCTGTGGGGATTACTGGTGA
- the LOC131153037 gene encoding uncharacterized protein LOC131153037, whose translation MGREVSESCVDSLLTEMVSSYSNHFYANKPELAARRIEAIGYQVGHQLSERYTMERPRFSDHLEAIKFICKDFWSELFKKQIDNLKTNHRGTFVLQDNKFRWLARMSVDASTENGGLSHDSSLAAGESKAAQAMSLHLYFPCGIIRGALSNLGIPCAVSADISNLPACSFVVRIKA comes from the exons atgggAAGGGAGGTATCAGAGAGCTGCGTGGACAGTCTCCTAACAGAGATGGTTTCATCTTACAGCAATCACTTCTATGCCAACAAGCCAGAACTAGCTGCTCGCAGGATCGAGGCCATTGGCTATCAGGTCGGCCACCAGCTCTCCGAAAG GTATACGATGGAGCGGCCACGGTTCAGTGATCATTTAGAGGCAATCAAGTTCATCTGCAAGGATTTCTGGTCTGAGCTTTTCAAGAAGCAGATAGACAATTTGAAGACAAATCATAGG GGTACCTTTGTATTGCAAGACAATAAGTTTCGCTGGCTTGCACGCATGTCGGTTGATGCATCAACTGAAAATGGAGGTTTATCGCATGATTCATCTCTGGCTGCAGGTGAAAGCAAGGCAGCACAAGCGATGAGCCTGCATCTCTACTTCCCATGTGGAATCATAAGGGGAGCACTTTCAAACTTAGGAATCCCATGTGCAGTTTCTGCAGATATATCCAACCTTCCTGCAT GTTCATTTGTGGTTCGTATAAAGGCCTGA